One genomic window of Nicotiana sylvestris chromosome 10, ASM39365v2, whole genome shotgun sequence includes the following:
- the LOC138879141 gene encoding uncharacterized protein, with protein sequence MDPKKIEAVQSWPRPTSVTEIGSFLGLTGYYRRFVQVFSSIVASLTRLTQKGAPFRWSDECEASFQKVKTALTTVPVLVLLSGSGMYTLKIYEKNYPMHNLELAVVVYARKILRHYLYGVSCQANVVAYALSRKAESMGSLAFISPEERPLALDIQSLANRIVRLDISEPSRVLACVVAQSSLLGQIKARFSERCLGKGKVDPGATSTAQSKQKSYAYQKTWDVSFMVGEKVLLKVLSMKGIMRFGKKGKLSPKFIGPFEVLRRVGEVAYELALPPSLLEVYSVFHVSMLRRYYADLLHVLDFSTIQLDESLGYEEEHVAIVDRHDHQLRSKRNFAVKVK encoded by the exons atggatcccaagaagattgaggcagttcagagttggccgcGTCCTACTTCAGTGACTGAGATCGGAAGTTTCCTAGGATTAAcaggttattatcgccgattCGTGCAGGTCTTTTCATCCATTGTAGCATcgttgactagattgacccagaagggtgctcctttccgttggtccgatgaatgtgaggcgagctttcagaaggtcaagacagctttgactacagtaCCGGTTCTAGTGTTGCTTTCcggttcggggatgtatacg CtaaagatttatgagaagaattaccccatGCACAATCTAGAGTTAGCAGTGGTTGTTTATGCTCGTAAGATattgaggcattatctgtatggggtgtcatgtcaG gcaaatgtggtcgcgtatgccttaagcaggaaagcagagagtatgggtagcttggcatttatTTCAccggaggagaggccactagctttggacattcagtccttggctaacagaattgtgaggttggacatttcagagcctagtcgagtccttgcgtgtgttgttgctcagtcttcgTTATTGGGACAGATCAAGGCTCG aTTTAGtgaaagatgccttggaaaaggtaaagttgatccaggagCGACTTCCACAGCacagtccaaacagaagagttacgcataTCAGAAGACGTgggatgtatcattcatggtcggcgagaaggttctcttaaaAGTCTTGTCGATGAAAGGTATTATGAGATTcggaaagaagggaaagttgagccccaagtttataggcccatttgaggtattgaggcgagttggggaagttgcttatgagcttgctttaccccccaGCCTATTAGAAGTTTATTCGGTTTTCCACGTGTCTATGCTCCGAAGGTACTACGCCGACCTATtgcatgtgttagacttcagcactattcagctagatgagagcttgggGTATGAGGAGGAGCACGTTGCTATTGTTGATAGACATGATcaccagttgagatccaagaggaatTTTGCAGTAAAGGTTAAGTga
- the LOC138879142 gene encoding uncharacterized protein: MKAQALAENPVDEEYEPLRNYFPDEEVMHIDELEQAEKLGWKLFFDGVANMKGVGIGAVLISETRHHYPVTAQLRFHCTNNMAEYEACILGLRLAADMDVQEFRSVEFRHIPRVHNEVVDALATLASMFHHPDKAYVDPLHIQVQDQYAYCNMIEEELDGKPWFHDIKEGKDGICFRKHLVRKTSTMQRSGTITKRHEMPLNNTLEVDIFNVWGIDFMGTFPLSRGNKYILLVVDYVLKWVEVIALPTNDAKVVAAFVKKNIFSRFGTPRALISDERTHFCNRLFNIFIDKYGVRHRVAMTYHPQTSGQAEMSNRRIKQILEKTVSVNRKDWVANLDDTLWAYRTTYKIPIGASPYKLVYEKACQLPVELEHKAYWEIKKLNMDFEVVGEKRLLQLNELDEFRLACRTKSSCIYVMICPVLQKKCWKLQLAVPFTRQRMRTPTKALTQRIRLVMKSRAYGFGAPGSG, translated from the exons atgaaagcccaagcattggccgagaacccggtcgatgaagagtatgaaccACTAAGGaattattttcccgatgaagaggtaatgcatattgacgagctagAACAAGCCGAAAAactaggttggaaacttttctttgatggggttgctaacatgaaaggagtgggaataggagccgtgcttatttctgaaacaaggcatcactatcctgttacagctcagcttcgttttcATTGTActaacaatatggctgaatacgaagcatgcattttgggtttaaggctagctgcagacatggatgtccaggaa tttcgatcagtggagtttaggcatattccaagggtccataatgaggtcgtcgatgctttggctaccctagcgtcaatgtttcaccatccggacaaagcctatgtcgatcctttgcatattcaagtacaAGATCAGTATGCTTACTGCaatatgattgaagaagaacttgatggcaaaccatggttccatgatatcaagga gggcaaagatggcatttgtttcaggaagcaccTTGTAAGGAagacaagtaccatgcag AGATCAGGAACAATCACAAAGAGGCATGAGATGCCTTTGAATAACACTCTGGAGGTAGATATTTTTAATGTGTGGGGGATAGACTTCATGGGAACGTTCCCATTGTCTAGAGGAAACAAATATATCTTGCTAGTAGTTGACTACGTGTTAAAATGGGTAGAGGTGATCGCATTGCCAACCAATGATGCCAAGGTGGTAGCTGCTTTTGTGAAGAAAAACATATTCTCGAGGTTTGGGACTCCGCGTGCCTTAATTAGTGATGAAAGGACACATTTCTGCAATCGGTTGTTCAATATTTTTATAGACAAATATGGGGTCCGCCACAGAGTTGCCATGACATATCATCCGCAAACAAGTGGACAAGCTGAGATGTCCAACAGAAGAATAAAGCAGATATTAGAGAAGACAGTGAGTGTGAATAGGAAGGATTGGGTTGCAAACTTAGATGATACCTTGTGGGCATATAGAACTACATACAAAATACCAATTGGGGCGTCGCCGTATAAGCTTGTTTATGAGAAGGCATGTCAATTGCCAGTTGAACTTGAACACAAGGCGTATTGGGAAATTAAAAAGTTGAATATGGACTTTGAAGTCGTGGGCGAGAAAAGGCTCTTGCAGTTGAATGAGTTAGATGAGTTCAG GTTGGCTTGTCGGACAAAGAGCTCATGCATCTATGTAATGATCTGTCCAGTTCTTCAAAAGAAATGTTGGAAATTGCAGCTGGCAGTCCCGTTCACCCGTCAGAGGATGAGAACACCCACAAAGGCTCTGACACAAAGGATAAGATTGGTGATGAAGTCACGGGCCTATGGATTTGGTGCCCCTGGGagtggatga